CTACCAGAAAGGCTTTTTTTAAAGTAGTCATGAGAGCTTACCAGGCGTTTCCGAACCGGAGCACAGGAGGGCCCCCGGCCTGGAGCATGGTTATCGGCAGGTCTGAACGTCGCACTTTTCGGGAAGTCTTCCGTGGATCATCGTTTCATCTCATACGCGTTCGCGAGGACTTCAGCGGTGTGGTTCATCGAAGGTCGGAACGCTCGTCCCGCCCTCACCGTCAGTCTTCGCTGGGCTGGGAATCCAGCACCTTCACCGTGTATTCCTTCATTTCAGGAGGCAGGTCCTTGAACAACAGGCTGAACGGAATGGATTCCCCCGGAGGAACGCGTGCGTCCATGTCGCTTTTGCCGTTCTTATTATTGAGCACCAGATTCAGCTCCTCTTCCGAAAGCAGCCGGATTTCTTCTTCGGCCAGCGGATTCCCCGCGTAAACCACCACTGTTTTCAAAGGCGGAGCCTCCGCAGCACTGTGCAACAATCCTTCAATGCGAATGAACCGGACGGCGTGGTTGTAGTCGTTCCGGACCAGGCCGTGAACGACGAATACTTTGCCCAGGGTCGCTGATTCTTCAAACCCGCCTTCCACATTGGACAACGCCAGACGCTTGTTGCCCGGATCCGTTTCCCCGGGTTTGGCCGGCGGTTTGGCGGCTCCCGGCGTGCGCATGAACCAGTAGGACGCCCCCGCTCCCAACACGATGAGGACCAGTATACCTACAGCAAGAATCCGCTTGGCCTGCAGGGAGGAAATACGCGGTGTGCGGACAACCGGTTTGGGCGGTGGCTTCTTGGGCCCGGAGGGTCTTTCCGCTTTGGGGATCGCAGGGAGCGCCTTTCCCTTGTCCGTGATTTCAAAAACGAACTTGCATCGGGAACAGCGCACCTTGGCCGTGTCGCCGGGGACGCGTTTCGGGTCCAAATTGAATTTGGTGGCGCACTCTGGACAGGTAACGATCATAGCGAAAGTCCGGCCAATTCAACAAAGACGTTACAACTCGAGATGGTAAATGGCGTTCAGATACCGGTATTCCTCGGCATAGTCGAGGCCGTACCCTACCAGGAAACCCTCTTCAATGAGGAATCCGAGGTAGTCCAAAGTTACGGCGCATTCCCGCCGTTCCGGTTTATCGATCAGAACGCAGGTCTTGATGCTCGCCGCACCCCGGTCCTTCAGATTTTTCACCAGCCAGTCCAGGGTCAATCCGCTGTCCACAATATCTTCAATCACCAACACGTGCCGGCCCGTCAGGTCCAGTTCCACGTCCTTGGTCAGACGAATCCGCCCGGAAGACTCGGAACTTTTCCCGTAACTGGAGATGCGAACGAAATCGAACTGCGCCGGAATGGTGAGATAAGAGGTCAGGTCCGCGATGAAACGGAACACGCCGTTGAGCACGCCCACAAGTATGGGTGTCTTGTTTTCATAGTCGCGGTCGATCTGCTCCGCGAGTTCGCGTACGCGCTGCTGGATCTGTTCCTCACTGAGTATGACTCGCTTCGAAACCATCGTCCATGACCTGATGAATGTGAGTGTAATAATTTCATGCATTTAAACCGAAAGTCCCTCGAATGTCAACCATGGCGACGGGTTACAACGCGCGGAACGCACCTACGGGGACCGCGAGCAACATAACCGATTTTCTTCTTGCAAAGCCGCATAAATTTGGATATGGAATGCGAACACCGGGCGGTTAACTCAGCGGTGAGAGTGCCATCCTCACACGGTGGAAGTCCGGAGTTCAAATCTCCGACCGCCCACCACTCTTTTCAATAACTTACGGCGTCCCCGGAAGTCGCTTCCATTCCTTTTGCTACCATTTTGCTACCACTTTGCCGAAAAACGGTCTTTTCCAGCCGGTGAGCGGCCTCTTGATTTCTGGATTTGAATAGGTGGGCGTAAACGTTCAACGTGACGGTGGGCGTTGAATGACCAAGTTGGGTTTGGATGTACTTGATGTTCTCTCCCTGCTCGATAAGCAGAGAGGCAAAGGTGTGCCGCAAATCATGAAACCGGAGTTTGGGAAGGCCTGCCGCACGCAGAGCGGGTTGAAACTCCCGGCGTACCATGTTGCTGTAGTTGATCGGATTCCCCGCGTCATTCGGAAACATCAGATTCAGGCCGTTCGGTGAACACGCAATTTTCCACTTTCTCAATTCAGTAACCACACCGGGCCCTAGGTCGATTCTCCGGGTTGATTTCTTTGTTTTCGGTGGGAAGAATCGTCCCTTGTTAAAAGTGCGCTGGATATGGATTTGATGGTTCTCGA
This genomic stretch from Deltaproteobacteria bacterium harbors:
- a CDS encoding zinc-ribbon domain-containing protein, producing the protein MIVTCPECATKFNLDPKRVPGDTAKVRCSRCKFVFEITDKGKALPAIPKAERPSGPKKPPPKPVVRTPRISSLQAKRILAVGILVLIVLGAGASYWFMRTPGAAKPPAKPGETDPGNKRLALSNVEGGFEESATLGKVFVVHGLVRNDYNHAVRFIRIEGLLHSAAEAPPLKTVVVYAGNPLAEEEIRLLSEEELNLVLNNKNGKSDMDARVPPGESIPFSLLFKDLPPEMKEYTVKVLDSQPSED
- the hpt gene encoding hypoxanthine phosphoribosyltransferase, which gives rise to MVSKRVILSEEQIQQRVRELAEQIDRDYENKTPILVGVLNGVFRFIADLTSYLTIPAQFDFVRISSYGKSSESSGRIRLTKDVELDLTGRHVLVIEDIVDSGLTLDWLVKNLKDRGAASIKTCVLIDKPERRECAVTLDYLGFLIEEGFLVGYGLDYAEEYRYLNAIYHLEL